Part of the Mycolicibacterium mageritense genome is shown below.
CATCGCCGCACTCACCGTGGCGATCGCGATCGTCGCGATCGCGTTCGCCCTACCCGCCGCGCGCTCCAAGCCGCACGATGTCCCGATCGGGGCCGCCGGGCCGCAGGCCGCCAGCAGTCAGGTCGCGCAACGCCTCGAACAACAGGCCCCGGGCGCCTTCGCGGTCACCTACTACCCCGGCGAGGCCGCCCTGCGCGAAGCCATCCGTAACCGGAACGTCTACGGCGGCATAGCCTTCGGGCCCGACGGTCCGACCCTGCTGACCGCGACCGGCGCGAGCCCGGCCGTCGCGCAGCTGCTGAGCCAGGTCGGTTCGGGCATCGCCGCGCACTCGGGCATCACCCTGCACACCGAGGATCTGGCCCCGCCCACGCCCGACGATCCCCGTGGCATGGGCCTGGCGGCGTCGGCCCTGCCGATCACCCTGGCCGGGATGCTGCCGGCCGTTGCGCTGGTGTTCGTCCTCAAGCGCGAGGTCTGGACCCGGCTGATCGCGACCATCGTGTTCGCGGCGGTCGCGGGCACCACCATCGCCGCGCTGCTCTACTACGTCTTCGGCGCCGTCACCTCCAACTTCTGGGGTGTGGCCGCCGGGCTGACGCTGGGTGTGGCCGCAGCGGCGCTGCTCATGCTGGGCCTTGGATCGGTGTTCGGGAAGGCCGGGCTGGCCGTGGGTGCGCTCGTCGCCCTGCTGCTGGGCAACCCGCTGTCTGGGCTGACCGGTGCCCCGGAACTGCTGCCGGCCGGCTGGGGTCAGCTCGGTCAGCTCCTGCCCCAGGGCGCCAACGCCACGCTGCTGCGTTCGACCGCGTTCTTCGACGGGGCAGGCGCCGCGCTGGCGATCCTGGTGCTGAGTGGCTGGGTCGTCGTCGGGGTGACTCTCGTGGTGATCAGCGCTTCGCGGCACTCGGCCAGAGCACGCGCATAGAATGCAGCCGCGTGGGACTCGAAGACCGTGACGCACTGCAGACGCTGCGTGATGCGGTCGACCTCGACAACGGGTCCGACGCCCTGATCCGCGACTTCTACACGCACTGGTTCGCCACCGACCTCTCGGCGCGTGACCTGTTCCCGCCGGACATGAGCCACCAGCGCACGGTGTTCGCCCGGGCGGTCAGCTGGCTGTTCGGGGAGCTGATCGCCCAGCGCGCCGAGGAGCCGGTGGCATTTCTCGCACAACTCGGCCGCGACCATCGCAAATACGGTGTGACACAACAGCATTACGACACCATGCAGGACGCGCTGTACAGCACGTTCCAGAAGCACCTGGCGCGGGACTGGGACGACCGGCTCGCGCAGGCCGCGCACGACGCGGTCGCGCTGATGATCGGTGTGATGCGCGGGGCCGCGGATGCCGAGCAGGCCCCGGCCTACTGTGACGGCACCGTCGTGGAGCACATCAGGGCCACGCGCGACGTGTCGGTGATCCGGCTGCAGTTGGACCAGCCGCTGTTCTATCACCCCGGGCAGTACGTCAACGTCCAGGTGCCGCAATGGCCACGGCGCTGGCGTTACCTGAGCCCCGCCATCCCCGCCGACCGCTCGGGTGCCATCGAGTTTCACGTCCGCTCGGTGACCGGTGGCATGGTCAGCACCGCGATCGTCGGCGAGACCCGGCCCGGTGACCGGTGGCGGCTGTCCAGCCCGCACGGCGGCATGCACGTGGACCGCGACGGCGAAGACGTCTTGATGGTGGCGGGTAGCACCGGGCTCGCCCCACTGCGCACACTGATCATGGACATGACGCTGTACGGCGTGAACCCACGTGTCCACCTGTTCTTCGGCGGCCGCTTCCCGTGCGATCTGTACGACCTGAAAACCCTGTGGCAGATCGCTTCCACCAACCCCTGGCTTTCGGTGACGCCGGTGTCGGAGTACAGCAGCGACCCGCCGTGGGCCGCCGACTACCCCGACGTGCAACCGCCCCGCGGCCTGCATGTGCGTCAGACCGGGCGACTGCCCGAGGTGGTGACCCGCTACGGCAACTGGGGCGACCGGCAGATACTGATCTGCGGCGGCCCCGACATGGTGGAGGCGACCAAGAGCGCGTTGATCGCCAGAGGCGCGCCGGCAGAACGCATCCAGCACGATCCGCTCACCGACTGAACGGGTATCCGACGCGGCGGCCGCATGACAGACTGGCGCCATGGCCGACTTTCAACCCGTCACGCTGCATGACCCGTCGTCGTCGCTCACCGCGACGTACGTACCCGTCGCGGGCATGGTCTGCACGTCCCTGGCCGACGACGGTGTCGAGTTCCTCGGGCAGCGCCGCGGGCTGCAGGCCTACATCAGCAGCGGCAAGACCATGGGCATCCCGATCCTGTATCCGTGGGCAAACCGGTTGAGCGCCAGCAAGTACGGCATCAACGGTGCCGTGGTCACCCTGACTCCCGGGGTGGCAGGCGTGCGCACCGACGAGCACGGCGTGCCCATTCACGGTGTACTGGCCGCCAACCCGGGATGGCTCGTGATCGAACAGACCGACAACAAACTGGTCGCGGTCCTGGACTGGGGCGGCAAGCCCCGCCTGCTCGCGACGTTCCCGTTCCCGCACATCCTGACGATGTCGGTGACGCTTGCCGACCGGACGCTCACGGTCGACACCACGGTGATGCCGTCGACGGCGGCCTCGGTGCCGCTGTGTTTCGGCTACCACCCGTACCTCAAGCTGCCCGATGTGCCGCGTGAGCAATGGCAGCTGCAGACCCCCACCATGCGGCACCTGCCGGTGGACAACTGGGGCATCCCGACGGGCGAAACCGCGGAATGGCCCGGTGGCACTGAGCTTCTCAAGACCACCGAACTCGACCACGGCTTCGATCAGGTGCGCGACGGCTCGGTGTTCGCGATCTCCGGCGGCGGCCGCCGGGTCGAGGTCACGTTCAACCGGGGTTACCAGGCCGCCCAACTGTTCGCGCCAGGCAACGACGACGTCATCGGTATCGAGCCCATGGCCGCGCCGACCGACGCATTGCGGCGCGGCAACTACCCGATGGCCGTGCCGGGAAAACCGGAGACCAGCACGTTCTCGATCAAGGTCGGCTAGAGGTCCAGGATCAGCCGTCCCCCTTCGGTTTTGGCCCTGGACACACATACCAGCATCTGACCGCTCGCACGCTGCCGATCGGTCAGGAAGCGATCGCGGTGGTCCACCTCGCCGTCGAGCACGCGTTGCACGCACGTGCCGCAAAACCCTTGCCGGCACGAGTAACTCAGATTCGGCCGGACTGCCCGCAGGGCCGTGAGGGCGCTCTGCTCCCGGCCGACCCGCACCAGCTCGGCACCGCGGGCGAGCTGCATCTCGAACGGCGAGCCGTCGACCACCGGGAGCGGGGAGAACCGCTCGAAGTGCAGCTCGGCGCCGGGCGAAACACCTTGTCGGACAGCCGCGAGCATCGGCGGCGGGCCGCACACGTACACCGCGGTCCGTACGTCGACGCCGGCCAGTAGCTCGCCGACCCCAGGCACCCCGGCCGCGTCGTCGGTGTGCACCTGCACCTTGTCGCCGAACCTCGACAGCTCGTCCAGGAACGGCATGCTGTCGCGGTGTCTGCCGCAGTAACACAGCGACCATGCGAGACCGACTCGTTCGGCAACCCGCACCATCGGCAGGATCGGCGTGATCCCGATACCGCCCGCGACGAAGCGCAGCTTTTCGGCACGCGAGCCCGACCCCGGCAACGGCATCATGAAAGCGTTTCGTGGATCGCTGATCTCGATTGTCTGTCCAACAGACAGGGCGTGCACCTCGACCGATCCCCCACCGCCCGCGGGGATCCGGCGGACCGCGATCCGATACTCCCGTTCCCGGTCCGGGTCTCCGCACAACGAGTACTGCCGGGCGCGTCCCGAGGGCAGGTACACGTCGATGTGCGCGCCTGCGTGCCAGCCCGGCAGTTTCGCGCCGTCGGGCGCAACCAGGGTCAATTGCACGACGTCGGCGTCGCGTGCGATGCGCCGCCGGTCCACGATCCGCACGGGCCTGCGGTTGACGGCTGCCGCGAGCTCGGGCAGTTCCCGGTCACCGCCGAGGCGCATCACGACCGAAAGCAGATGCGGTAGGGCCGTGCCCGCGAGCCGGACCAGCAGATCCGGGCGGCCGGCCCGGTAGAGCCCTGGCGGAGGCTCGCCGGTGTAGGGGCGCAAAAGGCTCGAGGTTCGTGCGGACAAGCGCTGGGCCCGCCCGTCGGTGCGCTCAGCCATCGAACGCGCGCGCCGCGCGTGACGTGGCCAGATATGCGACCGCCTGCGCGGTGTTCCCTTCGTGGACGGGGTGATAGTCGGGCCGCAGCAACCGCAGCCCGGAACGCACGAGAAACGTCGTGGTGGGCAGCGCGCCGGTCTTGCCGGACGCGTGGATCTTCCACCACAACCGCACGTACCCGAGGTTTGGCAACGCGTCGTCCTCGTGCACCAGGAACTTCATGCCGCGCAGGATGATCGTGAAGAACGCGAAGCTCACCAGCACGCCCGCAACGGCCTGGGCCACGTAGTCCATGCCGAAGTATTTGGCCACGTGGTAGGACACGTGGCGGTGCTCGACTTCTTCGGCACCGTGCCACCGGTAGAGGTCGGCCATCGTCGGATCCGCACCCAACGCGTCCCACGTATTGTTGAGCGCCCAATGGCCGAGCACACCGGTGAAATGTTCGGCCGCGCTCAGCGCGTGCGTGCCGGAGGCGAGCGCCTTGCGCCGGTTTCGTGGCGTGGCCGCGGCGACCCGCTGGTCGTACTGGCCGGCCAGCCATTCCAGTTGCCCGAGAAACGGTGCGGGCTCGATACCGTGCCTGCGCAGGTATTCGACAAGAACCTCGTCATGGGTCTTGGCGTGCACCGCCTCCTGCCCGATGAAGCCGATGATCTCCTCACGCAGGCGCTCGTCGCGCACGTGTTCCAGGGCGTCGGACAGCAACCGGCCGAACCAGCGCTCAGCGACCGGCAGGAAGAGGTTGAGCGCGGTCGCGGCATGGGATGCATAGGGATCCCCCGGAATCCAGTGCAGCGGGGCGGTGTCCCAACGAAAATGAACATTCCGGGGCCGGAGCGCGATTTCTTCGGGAGAGACCCGATCCGCCTCTGCCCCGGCCGCAGGATCTTCGATCGCCATACGTCCCTTCTGTTGGAAGAAGGGTGCCACAGCTGAGAGTCTGCTGTGAAGCGCAACCGTCAAAGCCGTCAGAATGTAGTTGCGTAGTCACACAACGGATGCCGGCTCGACGAAGGGCGGCTAGCGACTACCGCGCCGCGGCTGCCAGACCACGACCGCCTTGGACGCGACACTCACGTCGCGGCGCTGGTTGGCGCTGAGCTGTTCGACCTGCTGGGTCAGCTCGGAGACCCGGGCCCGGAGCGCGTCGACCTGGTTGGTGAGTTCGATGATGCGTTTGATGCCCGCCAGGTTGACGCCCTCATCCTGGGAGAGCCGCTGCACCTCGCGCAGCAGATCGACGTCACGCTCCG
Proteins encoded:
- a CDS encoding aldose 1-epimerase translates to MADFQPVTLHDPSSSLTATYVPVAGMVCTSLADDGVEFLGQRRGLQAYISSGKTMGIPILYPWANRLSASKYGINGAVVTLTPGVAGVRTDEHGVPIHGVLAANPGWLVIEQTDNKLVAVLDWGGKPRLLATFPFPHILTMSVTLADRTLTVDTTVMPSTAASVPLCFGYHPYLKLPDVPREQWQLQTPTMRHLPVDNWGIPTGETAEWPGGTELLKTTELDHGFDQVRDGSVFAISGGGRRVEVTFNRGYQAAQLFAPGNDDVIGIEPMAAPTDALRRGNYPMAVPGKPETSTFSIKVG
- a CDS encoding heat shock protein transcriptional repressor HspR, giving the protein MSKRKEEARTFLISVAAELAGMHAQTLRTYDRLGLVTPQRSSGGGRRYSERDVDLLREVQRLSQDEGVNLAGIKRIIELTNQVDALRARVSELTQQVEQLSANQRRDVSVASKAVVVWQPRRGSR
- a CDS encoding FAD-binding oxidoreductase, whose translation is MGLEDRDALQTLRDAVDLDNGSDALIRDFYTHWFATDLSARDLFPPDMSHQRTVFARAVSWLFGELIAQRAEEPVAFLAQLGRDHRKYGVTQQHYDTMQDALYSTFQKHLARDWDDRLAQAAHDAVALMIGVMRGAADAEQAPAYCDGTVVEHIRATRDVSVIRLQLDQPLFYHPGQYVNVQVPQWPRRWRYLSPAIPADRSGAIEFHVRSVTGGMVSTAIVGETRPGDRWRLSSPHGGMHVDRDGEDVLMVAGSTGLAPLRTLIMDMTLYGVNPRVHLFFGGRFPCDLYDLKTLWQIASTNPWLSVTPVSEYSSDPPWAADYPDVQPPRGLHVRQTGRLPEVVTRYGNWGDRQILICGGPDMVEATKSALIARGAPAERIQHDPLTD
- a CDS encoding PDR/VanB family oxidoreductase, yielding MAERTDGRAQRLSARTSSLLRPYTGEPPPGLYRAGRPDLLVRLAGTALPHLLSVVMRLGGDRELPELAAAVNRRPVRIVDRRRIARDADVVQLTLVAPDGAKLPGWHAGAHIDVYLPSGRARQYSLCGDPDREREYRIAVRRIPAGGGGSVEVHALSVGQTIEISDPRNAFMMPLPGSGSRAEKLRFVAGGIGITPILPMVRVAERVGLAWSLCYCGRHRDSMPFLDELSRFGDKVQVHTDDAAGVPGVGELLAGVDVRTAVYVCGPPPMLAAVRQGVSPGAELHFERFSPLPVVDGSPFEMQLARGAELVRVGREQSALTALRAVRPNLSYSCRQGFCGTCVQRVLDGEVDHRDRFLTDRQRASGQMLVCVSRAKTEGGRLILDL
- a CDS encoding membrane protein, which produces MTALTTPTHHAAPAHEPPAALRATGIIAALTVAIAIVAIAFALPAARSKPHDVPIGAAGPQAASSQVAQRLEQQAPGAFAVTYYPGEAALREAIRNRNVYGGIAFGPDGPTLLTATGASPAVAQLLSQVGSGIAAHSGITLHTEDLAPPTPDDPRGMGLAASALPITLAGMLPAVALVFVLKREVWTRLIATIVFAAVAGTTIAALLYYVFGAVTSNFWGVAAGLTLGVAAAALLMLGLGSVFGKAGLAVGALVALLLGNPLSGLTGAPELLPAGWGQLGQLLPQGANATLLRSTAFFDGAGAALAILVLSGWVVVGVTLVVISASRHSARARA
- a CDS encoding metal-dependent hydrolase, which gives rise to MAPFFQQKGRMAIEDPAAGAEADRVSPEEIALRPRNVHFRWDTAPLHWIPGDPYASHAATALNLFLPVAERWFGRLLSDALEHVRDERLREEIIGFIGQEAVHAKTHDEVLVEYLRRHGIEPAPFLGQLEWLAGQYDQRVAAATPRNRRKALASGTHALSAAEHFTGVLGHWALNNTWDALGADPTMADLYRWHGAEEVEHRHVSYHVAKYFGMDYVAQAVAGVLVSFAFFTIILRGMKFLVHEDDALPNLGYVRLWWKIHASGKTGALPTTTFLVRSGLRLLRPDYHPVHEGNTAQAVAYLATSRAARAFDG